The Streptomyces sp. cg36 genomic interval TCGACTCGTACAGGTCCGCCACGGCCGACGCCGTCGCCGACGTCCTGGACGGCGAGCCCTTCGCCCAGGCCGTCGTCGATCTGGTCGACAAGGTGGGAGCCGAAGGCATCACCGTCACTGCCTCGCAGTTGCTCGAACAGGTCGTGACCCCCGACAAGTTGCCGAAGAAGTGGCCCAAGGACCCCACGCGCGCGGGCGGCCAGCTGAAGCGCCTCGCCCCCGCCCTGCGCACGATCGGCATCGAGGTCGACGACTCCCAGCGCGGCCCGAAGCCGAAGAAGCAGCGCCTGTACAAGCTGACGCCCTCCCTAGAGAGAAGGTGCGAAACAGCGTCCCCAGCGTCCCCCACCACCCCTGAAATGCCGGTGACCTGCACAAACAGGGGGGACGCTAGCGCGACGCCGTCAGCGTCCCCCCTTCCGGCCCGGGGGGACGCTGGGACCGCTGAGGGGGACGCTGCCCTCTTCGCAGCGTCCCCCCACGGCACTGCCTCTGACCTGCATGGATACGAGCAGGGGGACGCTGGGACCGCTGGGGACGCTGAAATGCACCCTCTCTCTGCTCCCACCACCGCGTGCAACGCCTGCGGCTACCCGCTCGACAGCGCCCTGGCCGCGTACGGCGAGACCACCCACCCCGGCTGCGACCCCACACCGCCCACCGACCCGATCACCAAGGGGGCTTGATCACCTTGCGCCGAGAGCCACACCTGAAACTCGCCGACGTCCTGTTCGAGCTCGACATGTCCCGCGCCGCGTTCTACCGCATGCGCGCCCGCGGCAAGGCGCCGAAGTGCATAAAGCTCCCGAACGGCCACCTCCGGTTCCGACGCCACGAGTTCGACGCCTGGTTAGAGAGCCACGAGGAGACCACCCACTGATGCCCACGAGCTACAACGTCCGCTTCTGGGAAATACGCGAGCGCTCAGGAAGGCGAAAGCCCTTCGAGGTCAGATGGGCAGTGGCCGGCCGGGAAAGATCCGAGTCGTACCTGACGAAGCCCCTGGCCGACAGCCGCAAGGCCGAACTCATCACGGCCGCTCGCAACGGTGAGCCCTTCGACCTGGAGACACGACTCCCCCTCTCCGAACTCCGCAAGCAAAAGCAAGCCGTCACTTGGTACGACCACTCCGTCGCCTTCATCGACGCCCGCTGGGACAGCACCCCGGCGAAGTCCCGCCCCGGATTCGCCGACGCATTGGCCACGATCACGCCCGTACTGGTGAAGTCTGTAGCG includes:
- a CDS encoding helix-turn-helix transcriptional regulator, whose amino-acid sequence is MSRAAFYRMRARGKAPKCIKLPNGHLRFRRHEFDAWLESHEETTH